A single genomic interval of Methylobacterium bullatum harbors:
- the actP_1 gene encoding Cation/acetate symporter ActP — protein MIRSAHPIALGTTLAVILAGAAYAAGPDIGAVTKAQTNWPAIGMFAFFVLFTLGITYKAAKGTKSASDFYAAGGGISAGTNSLAIAGDYMSAASFLGISGLVYTSGFDGLIYSTGFLVGWPIVLFLIAERLRNLGKFTFADVASFRLDQTSIRIISAVGTLVVVAFYLIAQMVGAGKLIQLLFGLEYLYAVVIVGVLMIVYVAFGGMKATTWVQVIKACLLLGGATFMAGAVLYKYGFNPEALFSAAVATHPKGDAIMAPGGLVSNPIEAISLGVGLMFGTAGLPHILMRFFTVSDAQAARKSVFYATGLIGYFYILTFIIGFGGIALLMSDPAYFKLDPAGAFDKLKGMVGGTNMVAVNLANAVGGPYFLGFISAVAFATILAVVAGLTLAGASAVSHDLYASVIARGRTNETSEVRLSKISAVVIGIVAIYLGYVFENQNVAFMVGLAFSVAASCNFPILTMSILWRGTTTWGALIGGFVGLFAAVGMVILSKAVWVTTFGNPVAIFPYDNPALFSMPLAFLTIYVVSKLDNTARAKRERALFDQQFVRSETGIGASGAHAH, from the coding sequence ATGATCCGCTCCGCCCACCCCATCGCCCTCGGCACCACCCTCGCGGTCATTCTCGCGGGTGCCGCCTATGCGGCCGGCCCGGACATCGGCGCGGTCACGAAAGCCCAGACGAACTGGCCGGCCATCGGCATGTTCGCGTTCTTCGTGCTCTTCACCCTCGGCATCACCTACAAGGCGGCCAAGGGCACCAAATCGGCCTCCGACTTCTACGCCGCCGGCGGCGGCATCTCGGCCGGCACCAACTCCCTGGCGATCGCCGGCGACTACATGTCGGCCGCCTCGTTCCTTGGTATTTCGGGCCTCGTCTACACGTCCGGCTTCGACGGATTGATCTACTCCACCGGCTTCCTCGTGGGCTGGCCGATCGTGCTGTTCCTCATCGCCGAGCGCCTGCGCAACCTCGGCAAGTTCACCTTCGCCGACGTGGCGAGCTTCCGCCTCGACCAGACCTCGATCCGCATCATCTCGGCGGTGGGCACCCTCGTCGTGGTGGCCTTCTACCTGATCGCCCAGATGGTCGGCGCGGGAAAGCTGATCCAGCTCTTGTTCGGCCTCGAATACCTCTACGCAGTCGTCATCGTCGGCGTGCTGATGATCGTCTACGTGGCCTTCGGCGGCATGAAGGCGACCACCTGGGTCCAGGTCATCAAGGCCTGCCTGCTTCTGGGCGGCGCCACCTTTATGGCGGGCGCGGTCCTCTACAAGTACGGCTTCAACCCCGAGGCCCTGTTCTCCGCCGCCGTCGCCACTCATCCGAAGGGCGACGCCATCATGGCACCGGGCGGCCTCGTATCGAACCCGATCGAGGCGATTTCCCTCGGCGTCGGCCTGATGTTCGGCACCGCCGGCCTGCCACACATCCTGATGCGCTTCTTCACGGTCTCCGACGCCCAGGCCGCCCGCAAGTCGGTGTTCTACGCCACCGGCCTGATCGGCTACTTCTACATTCTCACCTTCATCATCGGCTTCGGCGGCATCGCCCTGTTGATGTCCGACCCGGCCTATTTCAAGCTCGATCCGGCCGGCGCCTTCGACAAGCTCAAGGGCATGGTCGGCGGCACCAACATGGTCGCCGTGAATCTCGCCAATGCCGTGGGCGGACCCTACTTCCTCGGCTTCATCTCGGCGGTGGCCTTCGCCACGATCCTCGCGGTGGTGGCCGGCCTGACCCTCGCCGGCGCATCGGCGGTGAGCCACGACCTTTACGCCAGCGTCATCGCCCGCGGGCGCACCAACGAGACCTCCGAGGTCCGGCTCTCGAAGATCTCGGCGGTCGTCATCGGCATCGTGGCGATCTATCTCGGCTACGTTTTCGAGAACCAGAACGTCGCCTTCATGGTGGGCCTCGCCTTCTCGGTGGCGGCGAGCTGCAACTTCCCGATCCTCACCATGTCGATCCTGTGGCGGGGCACGACCACCTGGGGTGCCCTCATCGGCGGCTTCGTCGGGCTCTTCGCGGCGGTCGGGATGGTCATCCTGTCGAAGGCGGTGTGGGTGACGACCTTCGGCAATCCGGTGGCGATCTTCCCCTACGACAACCCGGCCCTATTCTCGATGCCGCTCGCCTTCCTCACGATCTACGTCGTGTCGAAGCTCGACAACACGGCGCGGGCCAAGCGCGAGCGCGCCCTGTTCGACCAGCAGTTCGTGCGCTCCGAAACCGGGATCGGCGCGTCCGGCGCCCACGCCCACTAG